CCGCTCGACCGACAGCACCGCCCAGTGCAAGTCGGGCGACACCGTGTGCAGGTTGCCCTCCACCGCGCGGTAGTCACCGGTGACCGGGTTGATCACGTGGGAGTGGCCGTCGCCGTAGCCGATCGGCATCCCATAGCCCACGACGATCCGCGGCCCGCCGACGGCGGCGGTCGACGCGGGCGCCGGCGAGACGATCGGTGACGTCTCGTCAGGGCCGATGTAGCCGAGCCGCCAGAGCACGGTGAGCGCGACCAGCACCACGACGGCCACGGCGCCGGCTCCGAGGCGTCGGCTACCCGAGGCAGGATCCATGGCCGGATCCTCCTCGCCGACGACGCGATCCGCTGCCCCGGTCAGGAGGGCAGGGCCGGCAGGTCCTGGGAAGTCTCATACCCCGCGACCTCGGCGATCCGCCGCGCGTGCCGGTCGGCGCCCGAGAACGGCGTCGACAGGAACGCCTCGACCAACGCCGTCGCCTCGTCGAGGGTGTGCTGCCGGGCGCCGACACCAGCGACGTTGGCGTCGTTGTGCTCTCGGGACAGTTGCGCGGTGGAAAGGTTCCAGATCAGCGCCGCGCGTACACCCTTGATCTTGTTTGCCGCGATCTGTTCGCCGTTGCCCGAGCCGCCGATCACGATGCCGAGGCTGCCCTCGTCGTCGACCACCCGGGCGCCCGTGTGGAGGCAGAACGCCGGGTAGTCGTCGCCCTCGTCGTAGGTGTGCGCACCCACGTCGACCACGTCGTAGCCCTTTGTCGCGAGGTAGGTGACCAGGTGGGACTTGAGCTCGAAGCCGGCGTGGTCGGAGCCGAGGTAGACGCGCATGGT
This genomic interval from Asanoa ferruginea contains the following:
- a CDS encoding ribose-5-phosphate isomerase, whose protein sequence is MRVYLGSDHAGFELKSHLVTYLATKGYDVVDVGAHTYDEGDDYPAFCLHTGARVVDDEGSLGIVIGGSGNGEQIAANKIKGVRAALIWNLSTAQLSREHNDANVAGVGARQHTLDEATALVEAFLSTPFSGADRHARRIAEVAGYETSQDLPALPS